A portion of the Aerosakkonema funiforme FACHB-1375 genome contains these proteins:
- a CDS encoding caspase family protein: MADEIVQTPNLYALLIGIDSYMPNILPDGSRYKSLGGCVRDINHVEAFLIDERQVPKERIWKLTASISNPKEPSKPLESPEKLPTRQNMIDAFRKLKEEAPKGSQVYIHYSGHGGRAKTVFPSIKGEDGIDEGLVPTDIGTSEGQYLRDLDLRQLLKELVDKGLIVTVVLDCCHSGGATRGDVEIRGGEGIDDKPLQPGQELVAPVETLAETWRSVTEETPRGLKPSGLRAARDYVLLAACRENEFAYEYAFNRETKERNGALTYWLLDTLRQQNPGQTYNDLFERINAKIHSQFPQQTPISMGEVNRTIFGDEFAEIVHAVPVLKVEKDTETGEMQAKLGVGQVNGVAKGAEFAIYPRTVTDLKNKENRTAIATIIQRGATESLCQLKPIEGQELKIEDGDRAVLVSPSINLVRKVSLVDQEAAKDAFKAIKEALPGNGWVELAEEKVTEDDDEGVAYQLAVNDKGEYEICDRAGHPYKNIAPVKISDPDAAATIVKRLVHLTKYHATAELDNRDKGSPLAGKLILEWLGTSDSFELGDDIPPKSQLNPIPDPSNPTVKKGEYVFLSIQNTSFQDLNVAVLDIASDWSVEQIYPGKGENFITIEAGKKEVIPIPATSGGEDNVKVFATVDQANFRWLELPSLDEEIKPKGINRSGNPLDALLAAIDEEQPPTRKLSVAASPSREWTTKQINLTVTE; encoded by the coding sequence ATGGCTGACGAAATTGTTCAAACACCAAATTTATACGCTCTATTAATCGGAATTGACTCGTATATGCCAAACATATTACCAGATGGTAGTCGGTACAAAAGTCTTGGTGGGTGTGTACGAGATATTAATCATGTAGAAGCTTTCTTAATTGATGAGCGTCAAGTTCCAAAAGAACGGATTTGGAAACTGACAGCTTCAATTAGCAACCCAAAGGAACCTAGTAAGCCACTAGAATCACCGGAAAAACTACCAACTCGTCAGAATATGATCGATGCTTTCAGAAAGCTGAAAGAAGAGGCTCCAAAAGGTTCGCAGGTATATATTCACTATTCAGGTCACGGTGGACGGGCAAAGACTGTTTTCCCATCTATTAAAGGTGAGGATGGCATTGATGAGGGGTTGGTTCCTACAGATATTGGGACTTCAGAAGGACAGTATCTCCGCGATCTCGACCTGAGACAATTGTTAAAGGAATTGGTAGATAAAGGACTAATAGTTACGGTGGTATTAGATTGCTGTCATTCTGGGGGCGCAACGCGAGGGGATGTAGAAATTCGAGGAGGAGAAGGAATTGATGATAAACCTCTGCAACCAGGGCAAGAACTGGTAGCACCTGTAGAAACGTTAGCAGAAACTTGGCGATCGGTTACTGAAGAAACGCCTCGTGGATTAAAACCATCTGGACTACGTGCAGCTAGAGATTACGTGCTGCTAGCAGCCTGTCGTGAGAATGAGTTTGCTTACGAGTATGCTTTCAATCGGGAGACTAAAGAACGAAACGGGGCGCTTACCTATTGGTTGTTAGATACTTTAAGACAACAAAACCCCGGACAAACTTATAACGATTTGTTCGAGCGCATCAATGCCAAAATCCACAGTCAATTTCCACAACAAACTCCCATCTCAATGGGTGAGGTAAATCGGACTATTTTTGGCGATGAATTTGCTGAAATTGTCCATGCCGTTCCAGTTTTGAAGGTTGAGAAAGATACAGAAACAGGTGAAATGCAAGCTAAGTTAGGCGTAGGACAGGTAAATGGTGTTGCTAAAGGAGCAGAATTTGCTATCTATCCTCGTACCGTAACTGATTTAAAAAATAAAGAAAATCGGACGGCTATAGCGACAATTATTCAAAGGGGAGCAACAGAATCTCTGTGTCAGCTTAAACCAATTGAGGGTCAAGAGCTTAAAATTGAAGATGGAGATCGAGCAGTTTTAGTTTCTCCTTCAATTAATCTTGTTCGCAAAGTTTCGCTCGTTGACCAAGAAGCAGCAAAAGATGCTTTTAAGGCAATCAAAGAAGCTCTTCCTGGCAATGGTTGGGTGGAACTAGCAGAAGAAAAAGTAACAGAAGATGATGATGAGGGAGTTGCTTATCAACTAGCTGTAAATGACAAGGGAGAATATGAGATTTGCGATCGCGCTGGACATCCATATAAAAACATTGCTCCTGTAAAAATAAGTGACCCCGATGCTGCTGCAACAATCGTGAAACGATTAGTTCATTTAACGAAATACCATGCTACAGCAGAATTAGATAACAGGGATAAAGGTTCACCCTTAGCAGGAAAGCTAATTCTTGAGTGGCTAGGAACATCAGACAGTTTTGAGTTAGGAGATGATATTCCACCTAAATCTCAGTTAAATCCAATTCCCGATCCGAGCAACCCAACTGTAAAGAAAGGTGAATATGTATTCCTATCAATTCAAAATACTTCCTTTCAAGATCTCAATGTTGCTGTTCTAGATATCGCTTCTGATTGGTCAGTGGAACAAATTTACCCAGGTAAAGGCGAAAACTTTATCACAATTGAGGCAGGGAAAAAAGAAGTTATACCAATTCCAGCTACTTCAGGGGGTGAAGATAATGTGAAAGTTTTTGCGACAGTTGACCAAGCAAACTTTCGTTGGTTAGAACTACCCTCACTTGATGAAGAAATCAAACCCAAAGGAATAAATCGTTCTGGGAATCCGTTAGATGCTCTTTTAGCGGCAATTGATGAGGAGCAACCGCCAACTAGAAAGTTATCTGTAGCTGCATCTCCTAGCCGTGAGTGGACAACAAAACAGATTAACCTGACCGTCACTGAATAA
- a CDS encoding tyrosine-type recombinase/integrase has product MNGIIPLNDTFDLTNDGDILADLLADKRSPNTRDAYEKDLKDFFVTMTGQPPNPALVAQFLQLDRFNAQALVLKYKQRLVERNLKEATINRRLAAIKALVRYAAKIGKCAISLSDIKSEKVTPYRDTTGISPDAFKKMLAVSDRDTLKGKRDYAILRLLWDNALRRSEVAQADILDLDLDAKTLNILGKGKGTQKQAISLSNAAVLALQDWLVARGELNKKQPLFVALDPSSYGKRLSTTSIYKIVQATATAAGITKTISPHRIRHSSVTAALDATNGDVRRVQKLSRHASLNTLMIYDDNRLNHQGEITDLLADLV; this is encoded by the coding sequence ATGAACGGGATTATACCATTAAATGACACTTTTGACTTAACTAACGACGGAGATATTTTGGCCGATTTGTTGGCTGACAAAAGAAGTCCCAATACCCGCGATGCTTATGAAAAAGATCTGAAGGATTTCTTTGTTACCATGACGGGACAGCCGCCTAACCCGGCACTGGTGGCCCAGTTTTTGCAATTGGATAGGTTCAATGCTCAAGCTCTGGTGCTAAAGTACAAGCAGAGGTTGGTGGAGAGGAATCTGAAGGAGGCGACGATTAACCGCAGGCTGGCGGCTATTAAGGCTTTGGTGCGGTATGCTGCCAAAATCGGTAAGTGTGCTATCAGTCTGTCAGATATTAAAAGTGAAAAGGTAACTCCTTATCGGGATACTACTGGTATTAGTCCGGATGCTTTTAAGAAGATGCTGGCTGTGAGCGATCGCGATACGCTTAAAGGTAAGCGAGATTATGCGATTCTGAGATTGTTGTGGGATAATGCGTTGCGCCGCAGTGAGGTGGCGCAAGCAGATATCTTGGATTTAGATTTAGATGCTAAAACTCTGAATATTTTGGGTAAGGGTAAGGGAACTCAAAAGCAAGCGATATCTTTGTCTAATGCTGCTGTTTTGGCTTTGCAAGATTGGTTGGTAGCCAGAGGAGAATTGAATAAAAAACAACCTTTATTTGTTGCTTTAGACCCGTCGAGTTATGGAAAGCGACTGTCTACTACTAGCATCTATAAAATTGTACAAGCTACTGCTACCGCAGCGGGAATTACTAAAACTATTAGCCCGCATCGGATTAGACATAGTAGCGTGACGGCGGCGTTGGATGCGACTAATGGGGATGTGCGACGGGTGCAGAAATTGAGCCGTCATGCTTCTTTGAATACGCTGATGATTTATGATGATAATCGACTCAATCATCAGGGAGAAATTACGGATTTGTTGGCTGATTTGGTTTGA
- a CDS encoding CHAT domain-containing protein: MDRYKEVVSLANQANLALADRNYQDALEAYTNALKIAEEMERSRLVAVLLNRMGQVLQVQGKIQDSVIAYESALRALEQDTIFNLEDVVNQLSQVGKGYAVSDPEPVPDLYSAKVAQTLEFDENDQTLAVKLWLNIGNAYLQQPQEKPALNAYEQALKHPQINTNPVLKAYAIANIGEIYRRQGKIDDAEVQLNQALALFEQYADPLEKRRAIALLASIARDRGQIDKAIELYQQALALYEKASDKLGMARAYASLASLHLMQKQFTDAQHNYQRAIDLAEAENDSDTLWHAYWGLGCCQHVAGELSEAIDSFNKSLKLINFRQEDLRTDEGKVAFLENVQDVFEKLLTVHLELAQTGTQDYKAALDVAEKARGQALQDLMSGRARQRPSFIDTQAGSDTQSHQFDVRQSAPATQSNSSKGVGIVPKAEADRQLLPLARLVFYVLSDRTAIFAVTPDGRVRGHVVPLGEDAIADRVTHLRRALNVDEVNRGLRKLGSVPPAKPGSTPVKLETLLQDLYAKLIAPVADVLPTDGTPIVIEPHCSLWLAPFAALQLPDGTWMGDRWSLIYAASAYTLNEIRREPCYTPLANSKILAVGNPIMPMVPDRDGVKIELQPLPGAEAEVKSIVELFSQQQYTLLIGQKATEANVKQLAQSHNIVHLATHGIAYGSDPLASLVAFSPTDHENGLLTAQEVIESSSLPADLVVLSACQTGLGRITGEGMLGLSRAFLVAGARTVVVSQWSVSDDATMELMVAFYKNYLQHVNKAIALQKAMQTVRSQSEYSHPRYWAAFVVVGAEE; the protein is encoded by the coding sequence GTGGATCGCTATAAAGAAGTTGTCTCATTAGCTAATCAAGCAAACCTCGCGCTAGCCGATCGCAACTATCAAGATGCGCTTGAAGCTTATACCAATGCCTTGAAAATCGCTGAAGAAATGGAGCGATCGCGTCTTGTTGCCGTTCTCCTCAATCGCATGGGACAAGTCTTGCAAGTGCAAGGAAAAATTCAAGATTCAGTAATTGCTTATGAATCAGCCCTTCGTGCCTTAGAGCAAGACACAATCTTTAATTTGGAAGACGTTGTGAATCAGCTGAGTCAAGTCGGCAAAGGTTACGCTGTCAGCGATCCTGAACCCGTTCCCGATCTCTACAGTGCAAAAGTAGCCCAAACGCTTGAATTTGATGAAAATGACCAAACGCTGGCGGTCAAACTTTGGCTGAACATCGGTAATGCTTATTTACAACAACCCCAGGAAAAACCCGCATTGAATGCTTACGAGCAAGCACTAAAACATCCTCAGATTAATACGAATCCAGTCCTGAAGGCTTATGCGATCGCCAACATTGGGGAAATTTATCGCCGACAGGGCAAAATAGACGATGCCGAAGTTCAATTAAATCAAGCTCTAGCGCTTTTCGAGCAATATGCCGACCCGTTGGAGAAACGACGTGCGATCGCTCTATTAGCCAGTATTGCGCGGGATCGAGGTCAGATTGATAAGGCGATCGAACTCTATCAACAGGCATTAGCGCTCTACGAGAAAGCAAGCGATAAGCTCGGTATGGCGAGAGCCTATGCCAGTTTAGCTAGTCTTCACCTGATGCAAAAGCAGTTTACCGATGCACAACATAATTATCAACGAGCAATAGATTTAGCGGAAGCTGAAAACGATAGCGATACATTATGGCACGCTTATTGGGGATTAGGTTGCTGTCAGCACGTTGCTGGAGAGTTGAGTGAGGCGATCGACTCGTTTAATAAGAGTTTGAAGTTAATTAATTTCCGTCAGGAAGACCTCCGCACAGATGAGGGAAAGGTAGCGTTTCTGGAAAACGTGCAAGATGTTTTTGAGAAGCTGTTAACGGTGCATTTGGAACTGGCACAGACTGGCACTCAGGATTACAAAGCTGCTTTGGACGTAGCAGAAAAGGCACGAGGACAGGCGTTGCAAGATTTGATGTCAGGTCGAGCGCGTCAGCGTCCTAGCTTCATCGATACTCAAGCTGGATCGGATACTCAATCCCATCAGTTCGATGTCCGCCAATCTGCACCAGCTACGCAATCCAACTCATCGAAAGGAGTAGGAATAGTTCCGAAAGCTGAGGCAGATCGGCAATTATTACCATTAGCGAGATTGGTTTTCTATGTACTTTCCGATCGCACGGCAATCTTTGCAGTAACGCCGGATGGAAGAGTACGGGGTCACGTTGTTCCATTGGGAGAAGATGCGATCGCCGATCGGGTTACTCATCTACGCAGAGCACTCAACGTAGATGAAGTAAATCGTGGGCTTCGTAAGTTAGGTTCAGTTCCACCAGCCAAACCAGGTAGCACGCCAGTCAAATTAGAGACACTTCTCCAAGACCTGTACGCAAAACTCATTGCCCCAGTAGCGGATGTGTTGCCAACCGATGGAACACCTATAGTAATTGAACCTCATTGCTCGTTGTGGCTAGCACCTTTTGCTGCACTTCAGCTTCCAGATGGCACTTGGATGGGCGATCGCTGGTCTCTTATCTATGCTGCCTCTGCCTATACACTAAATGAAATTCGCCGAGAACCTTGCTACACTCCACTTGCTAACTCAAAAATCTTGGCTGTCGGTAATCCGATTATGCCGATGGTTCCCGATCGTGATGGAGTTAAGATTGAACTGCAACCCTTGCCTGGAGCTGAAGCAGAAGTTAAGTCAATCGTCGAACTCTTTTCCCAACAGCAATACACGCTCCTGATTGGTCAAAAAGCGACTGAAGCCAACGTCAAACAACTGGCTCAAAGCCATAACATCGTGCATCTGGCAACGCATGGAATTGCTTATGGTAGCGATCCTCTAGCTTCTCTTGTCGCCTTTTCACCAACAGACCATGAAAATGGACTATTGACTGCACAAGAGGTGATTGAGTCGTCATCGCTTCCAGCCGATTTAGTAGTATTAAGTGCTTGTCAAACCGGGTTGGGGCGCATTACTGGTGAGGGAATGCTGGGATTGAGTCGAGCCTTCTTGGTTGCTGGAGCGCGGACAGTTGTAGTGAGTCAGTGGAGTGTGAGTGACGATGCAACAATGGAACTCATGGTTGCCTTCTACAAGAACTATCTTCAGCACGTTAACAAGGCAATCGCGTTGCAGAAGGCGATGCAAACTGTGCGATCGCAGTCTGAGTATAGCCATCCTCGCTACTGGGCAGCCTTTGTTGTTGTGGGAGCAGAAGAATAG
- a CDS encoding CHAT domain-containing protein — protein sequence MKILILASNPRKDLNLDREIRDLKRAIENSRHREEFEVVDELAVRVGDLQELLHKHQPQIVHFCGHGSGGQGLVFESDMGREHWVSTDALSNLFRLFSSSVECVLLNACYSEEQAGAIVDHINYVIGMNQEIRDDAAIAFSKGFYRALGYACSIELAYEFGCNAIQLEISGSSLVRSAVSEAERKLGVANMVAKTLIPEHLKPILKTKPSIINNNQTLSQEKRAEIQLDIDKSLAAGSKVELCRDRNINFVLTQTLSDAKGTIWCCAISPNGQLVAASSGPIPGGLQIGWMTVPTVSDNTIRIWNIESGKLIHSISGYGKDFPSLAFGSSADYQILAGGSGDNTIKFWDVKTWRELLTLVGHSEWVDVVAFAPNGTILASGSNDGTIKIWDVQTGYELVTLPEHQGLVDSIAFSPDGAILASCSGDKITLWDVQKSRLLHTFSGHTGSVRSVAFSPSSQILASGSNDKTIKLWHLETKQELHTLYGHSKEVQSVAFMPNSNILASGSWDNTIRIWSVDSGRCLNTLFGHNNVIYSVVFSSDGQILVSGSADTTVKIWKHR from the coding sequence ATGAAGATTCTAATTTTGGCATCCAATCCCCGAAAAGACCTTAACCTCGATCGCGAAATTCGGGACTTAAAACGAGCGATCGAGAATTCGCGCCATCGAGAAGAGTTTGAGGTGGTGGATGAGTTGGCGGTGCGGGTTGGAGATTTGCAAGAACTGCTGCACAAGCATCAACCGCAGATTGTCCATTTCTGCGGGCATGGAAGTGGGGGGCAAGGTTTGGTGTTTGAAAGCGATATGGGACGAGAGCATTGGGTAAGTACCGATGCTCTGTCCAACCTATTCCGGCTGTTCTCTAGCAGTGTTGAATGCGTGTTACTGAATGCTTGTTACTCAGAGGAGCAAGCAGGTGCCATTGTCGATCACATCAACTATGTAATTGGTATGAATCAGGAAATTCGAGATGATGCGGCGATCGCCTTCTCCAAAGGATTTTACCGTGCCTTGGGGTATGCCTGTTCGATTGAGCTGGCCTATGAGTTTGGCTGTAATGCAATTCAGCTAGAGATTTCCGGGAGTTCATTAGTGCGCTCAGCAGTATCCGAAGCCGAACGCAAACTGGGAGTGGCGAATATGGTGGCCAAAACTCTGATTCCAGAACATTTAAAGCCAATTCTCAAAACGAAACCGAGTATCATCAACAATAATCAAACGCTATCTCAAGAAAAGCGAGCTGAGATTCAACTGGATATCGACAAATCACTTGCGGCAGGCTCGAAAGTAGAGCTTTGCCGCGATCGCAATATTAATTTTGTCTTAACTCAAACCCTCTCTGATGCCAAAGGTACCATTTGGTGTTGTGCTATCAGTCCAAATGGGCAACTAGTTGCAGCTAGTAGCGGCCCCATTCCCGGAGGTTTGCAAATAGGATGGATGACAGTTCCTACTGTAAGTGATAATACAATCAGAATTTGGAATATTGAAAGCGGAAAATTAATTCATTCTATTAGTGGATACGGGAAAGATTTTCCTTCTTTAGCTTTCGGTTCTAGCGCCGATTATCAGATTCTGGCAGGTGGTAGCGGTGACAATACTATCAAATTTTGGGATGTTAAGACCTGGCGTGAATTGCTTACTCTAGTAGGACATTCAGAGTGGGTTGATGTTGTTGCATTTGCTCCCAATGGAACGATTCTTGCAAGTGGCAGTAATGATGGAACAATTAAGATATGGGATGTTCAAACTGGTTATGAATTAGTGACATTACCCGAACATCAAGGTTTAGTAGATAGCATTGCTTTCAGCCCTGATGGAGCAATTTTAGCAAGCTGTAGTGGTGATAAAATTACGCTATGGGATGTCCAAAAATCGCGCTTACTTCATACTTTTTCTGGACATACTGGTTCAGTCAGATCAGTTGCATTTAGCCCTAGCAGTCAGATATTAGCAAGTGGTAGTAACGACAAAACAATAAAGCTGTGGCATTTGGAAACCAAGCAGGAACTACATACTCTCTATGGTCATTCAAAAGAAGTGCAGTCGGTTGCGTTTATGCCCAACAGTAATATTTTAGCAAGTGGTAGCTGGGATAATACTATTAGAATATGGAGCGTTGATTCTGGAAGATGTCTAAATACTCTTTTCGGACATAATAATGTAATTTACTCTGTTGTATTCAGCTCAGATGGACAGATTCTGGTAAGCGGTAGTGCAGACACAACTGTCAAAATTTGGAAGCACCGATAA
- a CDS encoding glycoside hydrolase family protein codes for MIKRLEIFADGSLYELEDEQPVKVTQTEGKVQLLIETLQFTTAEIFAIAPTDAVPRGVPQPRAPMRKTNQEGIKVIKSFEGLHKLKQGPEGTYVEAYLDPVNVPTIGWGSTEGVYIGMKISIAQAEEMLKKELRKFEVAVADAVKTDINDNQFSALVCFSYNVGARSLFESTLLKRLNEGKIQEAADEFLRWDKASGQVFPGLSRRRRAERALFLSQPWEEFLNWEPSRVLRLAEPGQPLVQGNDVRQLQKALVKAGFNIQVDGIFGKDTDKAVRQFQKQKNLTVDGIAGTQTQKALGL; via the coding sequence ATGATTAAACGCCTTGAAATTTTTGCTGATGGTAGTTTGTACGAACTTGAAGATGAACAACCAGTTAAAGTTACCCAGACTGAAGGTAAGGTGCAATTACTAATTGAAACTTTGCAATTTACTACTGCTGAAATATTTGCGATCGCACCCACTGACGCAGTTCCGCGCGGTGTACCACAACCAAGGGCACCTATGAGGAAAACTAACCAAGAAGGAATAAAAGTTATCAAATCATTTGAAGGGTTGCATAAATTGAAACAAGGGCCAGAGGGAACATACGTAGAAGCATATCTAGACCCCGTTAACGTACCGACTATAGGCTGGGGAAGCACAGAAGGTGTCTACATAGGAATGAAAATTAGCATCGCCCAAGCAGAAGAGATGCTAAAAAAGGAATTGCGGAAGTTTGAAGTAGCGGTAGCTGATGCAGTAAAAACAGACATTAATGACAATCAATTCTCAGCCTTAGTTTGTTTTAGTTATAACGTTGGTGCCCGTTCCCTGTTTGAATCAACACTTTTGAAACGTTTGAACGAAGGCAAGATTCAGGAAGCTGCTGATGAATTTTTGAGATGGGACAAAGCAAGTGGTCAAGTATTTCCGGGACTGTCTCGGCGAAGGAGAGCTGAACGAGCATTATTTTTGAGTCAGCCTTGGGAAGAGTTTTTGAATTGGGAGCCAAGCAGAGTGTTGCGGCTAGCCGAACCCGGCCAACCTCTTGTGCAAGGTAATGATGTTCGTCAACTTCAGAAAGCTCTAGTAAAAGCTGGATTCAATATTCAAGTTGATGGAATTTTTGGAAAAGACACTGACAAGGCAGTGAGGCAGTTTCAAAAACAGAAGAATCTCACTGTAGATGGCATTGCTGGTACCCAAACGCAGAAAGCATTGGGCTTGTAA
- a CDS encoding peptidoglycan-binding protein — translation MCNSINHISEGMEDFVVEPCLEINEFEENAPRASFNGLLRDAPSGNTSVVNALSQQLIYQINLIVPDALVSFDDLDVKLGDAAYPFVPPTAKQALQKAIQNRGKRLVVNSAYRTLAQQMLLFKWLNGRSPVARPGESNHQSGLALDIEDREGWLPFLKGSGWQPLAGDPPHIDYQGAGAKDLREATIKAFQQLWNKNHPEEQIKVDGQWGPKTESCLNRSPAMGFEKAPWDDKPRALRLSRPLMEGSDVRKLQQKLKDAGFAISVADGVFGPETGRAVKEFQQRNSLVADGVVGAKTRELMA, via the coding sequence ATGTGCAACTCAATTAATCATATATCTGAGGGAATGGAAGACTTTGTTGTTGAACCTTGCCTAGAAATTAATGAATTTGAAGAAAATGCACCGAGAGCAAGTTTTAATGGTTTGCTCAGAGATGCTCCCTCTGGGAATACTTCCGTCGTCAACGCCTTATCTCAGCAATTAATTTATCAAATCAATCTCATTGTCCCAGATGCTTTAGTCAGTTTTGACGATCTAGATGTCAAGTTGGGAGATGCGGCATATCCTTTCGTACCGCCCACAGCTAAACAGGCACTGCAAAAGGCTATTCAAAACCGTGGCAAGCGGCTTGTTGTTAATTCAGCCTATCGAACTCTTGCTCAGCAAATGCTGTTATTTAAGTGGCTCAATGGTAGAAGCCCTGTAGCTAGACCAGGTGAAAGTAATCACCAGAGTGGCTTGGCGCTTGATATCGAAGATCGAGAAGGTTGGTTACCCTTTCTAAAAGGTAGCGGTTGGCAGCCTCTAGCGGGAGACCCGCCACACATTGATTATCAAGGTGCAGGTGCTAAAGACCTGCGCGAGGCAACAATAAAAGCCTTCCAACAACTCTGGAACAAAAATCATCCAGAAGAACAGATTAAGGTTGATGGTCAGTGGGGACCAAAAACTGAGTCTTGCTTAAATCGATCGCCTGCAATGGGTTTTGAGAAAGCACCGTGGGACGATAAACCCAGAGCCTTACGTTTAAGCCGACCTTTGATGGAAGGTTCTGACGTGCGTAAACTTCAGCAGAAGTTGAAGGATGCAGGTTTTGCCATCTCAGTAGCGGATGGTGTATTTGGACCTGAAACAGGCAGGGCGGTTAAGGAGTTCCAACAGAGGAATAGTCTAGTTGCTGATGGGGTTGTGGGAGCGAAAACCCGTGAACTAATGGCTTGA
- a CDS encoding L-histidine N(alpha)-methyltransferase, with amino-acid sequence MKILLLSANPYEDLNLSDEVREIRNALEESKDKGKFEVIDKVSAPVDELSRILIENKPQIVHFCGHGNGEALIFESDKREEEVETSILTELFRSEQSIQCVVLNACYSERQAQELINHVDYVIGMKGEILDDAAIAFSKGFYEWLGYGKEIEKCYQHGCLMIRLKLNKLKTAEKEKLTRKLGIATTSDNTAIFEHLKPIMVRRTLSPDSPPETPHTVAEGSEELPDFLNHLLEDYFNKSELKWSLCFTGEDESDKLGDLLKELRHSFSPTGEGKQVPSGFSYWGIVSTLAWESTCRDPLYPVMRDGTSSFEKRWKDICNEEFTRQKYHYVSLGVGTGKKDNEILKCLRSNHNIRYFPVDMSSTMLRLGVKNATKNIALKGSDVLPIQIDFSIESNVIELRKLLDRIDNDDPILFSLLGNTLANFPDDIELLQTISKLMRTGDKLLLEVATTESNLPAAAEAAAKEYANTLSFKEFVTSTLLQYTNMNIDFANLVFEHSVEPCKFEDSEKALYINVLYRNLSQETISIMLPDWGEPVKFEPRDTIRLLTTRKYGAKGLDEIIFGSKLKKINSSKKLFQNRNNKYGFGMDLILLSK; translated from the coding sequence ATGAAAATCCTACTTTTGTCTGCAAATCCATACGAAGACCTCAACCTTAGTGATGAGGTCAGAGAAATAAGGAATGCACTTGAAGAATCGAAGGATAAAGGAAAGTTTGAAGTGATAGATAAGGTATCAGCGCCTGTTGATGAGTTATCACGTATATTGATAGAAAATAAACCACAAATTGTCCATTTTTGCGGACATGGCAATGGTGAAGCTTTAATCTTTGAGAGCGATAAGAGAGAAGAAGAAGTTGAAACATCAATTTTAACCGAGTTGTTTCGATCAGAGCAATCTATTCAATGTGTTGTACTGAATGCTTGCTATTCCGAGAGACAAGCCCAAGAACTTATTAATCACGTTGATTATGTAATTGGCATGAAAGGAGAAATTCTGGATGATGCCGCGATCGCATTTTCTAAGGGTTTCTATGAATGGTTAGGGTATGGAAAAGAGATTGAAAAGTGCTATCAGCATGGCTGCCTTATGATTCGCCTTAAATTAAATAAACTAAAAACAGCAGAAAAAGAAAAACTAACACGAAAATTGGGTATCGCAACTACTTCTGATAACACTGCCATTTTTGAACATCTAAAGCCTATTATGGTCAGACGTACATTATCTCCTGACTCTCCTCCGGAAACACCACATACTGTTGCTGAAGGTAGTGAAGAACTTCCTGATTTTTTAAATCATCTTTTAGAAGATTATTTTAATAAATCAGAGTTGAAGTGGAGCCTTTGTTTTACAGGCGAAGATGAATCAGACAAACTTGGAGATCTATTAAAGGAATTAAGACATAGCTTTTCTCCCACAGGCGAGGGCAAACAAGTTCCATCTGGTTTTTCCTACTGGGGAATTGTTTCAACCCTGGCTTGGGAAAGTACTTGTAGAGATCCACTTTACCCAGTTATGAGGGATGGCACCAGTTCCTTTGAGAAACGCTGGAAAGATATTTGTAATGAAGAATTTACAAGACAAAAATATCATTATGTAAGCTTAGGAGTAGGAACAGGGAAGAAAGATAATGAAATTTTGAAATGCTTGCGTAGTAACCATAATATACGTTATTTTCCTGTTGATATGAGCTCAACAATGTTAAGACTAGGAGTTAAGAACGCAACTAAAAATATTGCACTAAAAGGTAGTGATGTACTACCGATTCAAATTGACTTTTCAATTGAAAGTAATGTTATTGAGTTACGGAAGTTACTCGATAGAATTGACAATGACGACCCCATTTTATTTTCTCTTCTTGGAAATACATTAGCTAATTTTCCAGATGATATAGAACTACTTCAAACTATCTCAAAACTGATGCGTACTGGTGACAAACTTCTCCTAGAAGTGGCGACTACTGAATCAAATCTACCAGCAGCAGCAGAGGCAGCGGCTAAAGAGTATGCAAATACTTTGTCGTTTAAAGAATTTGTTACAAGTACATTGCTTCAGTACACAAATATGAATATTGATTTTGCCAATCTTGTTTTTGAGCACTCTGTAGAGCCATGTAAATTTGAAGACTCTGAAAAAGCACTTTATATCAACGTTTTATATCGTAACTTAAGTCAAGAAACTATTTCTATAATGTTGCCAGATTGGGGGGAACCAGTAAAATTTGAACCAAGGGATACTATTCGTCTATTAACAACACGAAAATATGGTGCCAAGGGTCTGGATGAAATCATTTTTGGAAGTAAATTAAAGAAGATTAATAGTTCAAAAAAATTATTCCAAAACCGTAATAACAAATACGGTTTTGGAATGGACTTAATTTTATTAAGTAAATAA